From a single Candidatus Micrarchaeia archaeon genomic region:
- a CDS encoding MBL fold metallo-hydrolase, with protein sequence MANSFEYQGVRITWFGHSSFLIEYGPESVYVDNYVLPSIIEKKATIVIHTHGHYDHCADCAKIADAKTVYAGMCRHARDLIGNTLKIRDVKIEFVDAYNNGKPFHHKNSGCGVVLDLGGTRIYHAGDTDFIAEMRRYRCDVALLPIGGTATMDEKEAVEAVKVLGPKIAIPMHYNYVPMTKADPTFFRKLVEQNAPRTRVVVLDAVS encoded by the coding sequence ATGGCTAATTCTTTCGAGTATCAGGGCGTGCGCATAACCTGGTTCGGCCACTCGAGCTTTCTTATTGAGTACGGCCCTGAGAGCGTATATGTAGACAATTACGTGCTGCCTAGTATTATAGAGAAGAAAGCGACTATAGTGATACATACGCACGGGCATTACGACCATTGCGCGGACTGCGCGAAGATAGCTGATGCGAAGACGGTTTATGCGGGAATGTGCAGGCATGCGCGCGATTTGATAGGGAACACGCTCAAAATACGGGATGTGAAAATCGAGTTCGTGGACGCGTACAACAACGGCAAGCCGTTCCACCACAAGAACTCGGGTTGCGGAGTGGTACTGGATTTGGGCGGGACGAGGATTTACCACGCAGGGGACACTGATTTCATAGCGGAGATGAGGCGGTACAGGTGCGATGTCGCGCTTCTGCCCATAGGTGGAACGGCAACGATGGACGAGAAGGAGGCGGTTGAGGCTGTGAAGGTCCTGGGGCCGAAAATAGCGATACCGATGCATTACAATTATGTTCCGATGACCAAGGCGGACCCGACTTTTTTCAGGAAGCTGGTGGAGCAGAACGCGCCGCGCACCAGGGTCGTAGTGCTGGACGCTGTTTCATGA